A window from Mycobacterium botniense encodes these proteins:
- the hemC gene encoding hydroxymethylbilane synthase, with protein MIRIGTRGSLLATTQAAAVRDALIAKGHPAQLVTITTAGDRSSAPVAMLGVGVFTTALRAAIDEGRVDAAVHSHKDLPTAEDPRFTIAAIPPRDDPRDAVVARDGLALAQLPPGAVVGTSSPRRVAQLRALGLGLEIRPLRGNLDTRLNKVRSGDLDAIVVARAGLARLGRLNDVTETLDPVQMLPAPAQGALAVECRAGDTDLAAVLAELDDPDSRAAVTAERALLAELEAGCSAPVGAIAEVVESIDEDGRVFEELSLRGCVAALDGSDVIRASGTGTPGRARELGLSVAAELFALGARELMSSARQHPAREGDWE; from the coding sequence GTGATCCGCATCGGGACCCGGGGCAGTCTGCTGGCCACCACCCAAGCCGCCGCTGTCAGAGACGCCCTGATCGCCAAGGGCCACCCCGCGCAACTGGTCACCATCACCACCGCGGGCGACCGGTCATCGGCACCAGTGGCCATGCTTGGCGTGGGTGTTTTCACCACCGCGCTGCGGGCGGCCATCGACGAGGGCCGGGTCGACGCGGCAGTGCACTCCCACAAAGATCTGCCCACCGCCGAGGATCCCCGCTTCACCATCGCGGCGATACCACCGCGAGACGACCCCCGCGACGCGGTGGTGGCGCGGGACGGTTTGGCGCTGGCGCAGTTGCCCCCCGGCGCGGTGGTGGGGACTTCGTCGCCGCGGCGGGTGGCACAGCTTAGAGCATTGGGTCTCGGTTTGGAAATCCGCCCCCTACGAGGCAACCTAGATACCAGGTTGAACAAGGTACGCAGCGGTGATCTCGACGCAATCGTGGTGGCCCGGGCGGGTTTGGCCCGACTGGGCCGTCTCAATGATGTCACCGAGACGCTGGATCCGGTGCAGATGCTGCCCGCCCCGGCCCAAGGTGCGCTCGCGGTCGAATGCCGTGCCGGTGATACCGACCTGGCGGCGGTGTTGGCGGAACTCGACGACCCGGACAGCCGCGCGGCGGTCACCGCGGAGCGGGCCCTGCTCGCCGAACTGGAGGCCGGTTGCTCCGCACCGGTGGGCGCGATCGCCGAAGTGGTCGAGTCCATCGACGAAGACGGCCGCGTCTTCGAGGAGCTGTCGCTACGCGGCTGCGTCGCGGCGCTGGACGGATCTGACGTGATCCGCGCATCCGGCACCGGCACTCCCGGCCGGGCGCGAGAGCTGGGGCTCTCGGTCGCTGCGGAGCTGTTCGCACTGGGTGCACGGGAGCTCATGTCGAGCGCGCGGCAACACCCCGCGCGGGAAGGTGACTGGGAGTAA
- a CDS encoding glutamyl-tRNA reductase produces MSVLLFGVSHRSAPVSVLEQLSTDESDQIKIVDRVLQSPLVTEAMMLSTCNRVEVYAVVEAFHGGLSVIGQVLSEHSGMSMADLTKHAYVRYAEAAVEHLFAVASGLDSAVIGEQQVLGQVRRAYATAEAHRTVGRVLHELAQRALAVGKRVHSETAIDAAGASVVSVALGMAAARMAGLDGKTATVIGAGSMGALSAAHLSRAGVSHIHVVNRSLPRAQRLARKIRESGTRAEALSLDRLPAALAAADVVVSCTGAVRPVVSLADVHYALATARRDEAVQPLAICDLGMPRDVDPAVAGLPGVWVIDMERIQHEPSARAAATDVDAARHIVAAEVATYLAGQRMAEVTPTVTALRQRAAEVVEAELLRLQNRLPGLDNAQRDEVARTVHRVVDKLLHAPTVRIKQLASSPGGDSYAEALRELFELDQTAVDAVATAGELPLAATEFDASTRVRSRKHSAAE; encoded by the coding sequence GTGAGTGTCCTGCTCTTCGGGGTTTCGCACCGTAGTGCGCCGGTGTCGGTTTTGGAACAACTGAGTACCGACGAATCCGATCAGATCAAGATCGTCGACCGGGTGCTGCAGTCCCCGCTGGTCACCGAGGCGATGATGTTGTCGACGTGTAACCGGGTCGAGGTCTACGCCGTCGTGGAGGCATTCCATGGCGGCCTCTCGGTGATCGGGCAGGTGCTCTCCGAGCATTCCGGCATGAGCATGGCCGACCTCACCAAACACGCCTATGTGCGCTACGCGGAGGCTGCTGTCGAGCACCTGTTCGCCGTCGCCAGCGGTTTGGACTCCGCAGTGATCGGCGAGCAGCAGGTGCTGGGACAGGTGCGGCGAGCCTACGCCACCGCCGAGGCCCACCGCACCGTGGGCCGGGTGCTGCACGAGCTGGCCCAACGGGCCCTGGCCGTGGGCAAACGGGTGCACTCGGAAACCGCGATCGACGCTGCCGGTGCCTCGGTGGTCTCGGTCGCGCTGGGGATGGCCGCCGCCAGGATGGCCGGGCTGGACGGCAAGACGGCGACGGTGATCGGTGCCGGCTCGATGGGCGCGTTATCGGCGGCGCACCTGAGCCGCGCCGGTGTCAGCCACATCCACGTCGTCAACCGGTCGCTGCCACGGGCGCAGCGGCTGGCCCGCAAGATCCGCGAATCGGGTACCAGAGCCGAGGCGCTGAGCCTCGACCGGCTGCCCGCCGCGCTCGCCGCCGCCGATGTGGTGGTCAGCTGTACCGGCGCCGTGCGCCCGGTCGTGTCGCTGGCCGATGTGCACTACGCGCTGGCGACAGCGCGCCGTGACGAAGCAGTCCAGCCGCTGGCGATCTGCGACCTGGGTATGCCACGTGATGTCGATCCGGCGGTGGCCGGCCTGCCCGGGGTGTGGGTTATCGACATGGAGCGCATCCAGCACGAGCCGTCCGCACGCGCCGCGGCCACCGATGTCGACGCCGCGCGCCACATCGTGGCCGCTGAGGTCGCGACCTACCTGGCCGGGCAGCGGATGGCCGAGGTGACCCCCACGGTCACCGCGCTACGTCAGCGCGCCGCCGAGGTGGTAGAAGCCGAGCTGCTGCGCCTGCAAAACCGGCTGCCCGGGCTGGACAACGCCCAGCGCGACGAGGTGGCCCGCACCGTGCACAGGGTGGTCGACAAGCTGCTGCACGCGCCCACCGTCCGGATCAAACAGCTGGCCAGCTCACCCGGCGGAGACAGCTACGCCGAAGCCCTGCGTGAACTTTTCGAACTCGACCAGACCGCTGTCGATGCCGTCGCCACCGCGGGTGAATTGCCGCTTGCAGCAACCGAATTCGACGCTTCAACCCGTGTGCGCAGCAGAAAACACAGCGCCGCTGAGTAG
- a CDS encoding glutaredoxin family protein, producing MSRPHVELLTRAGCLICTRVGARLAELATELGFDLSITDVDDAAAAGNPRLRAEFGDRLPVVLLDGREHSYWEVDEARLRADLAAR from the coding sequence ATGAGCCGGCCACATGTGGAGCTACTGACCCGCGCCGGGTGTCTGATCTGTACCCGGGTGGGAGCCCGGCTGGCCGAACTGGCCACCGAACTGGGTTTCGACCTGTCCATCACCGACGTCGATGACGCTGCGGCGGCAGGTAATCCCCGGCTGCGGGCCGAATTCGGCGACCGCCTGCCGGTGGTCCTGCTCGACGGTCGTGAGCACAGCTACTGGGAAGTCGACGAGGCCCGGCTGCGCGCGGACCTGGCGGCACGATGA
- a CDS encoding HAD family hydrolase yields MASTHPESGQSAGGIEPGRPEPGRVDLESLAGSASADRALHDVQPAGEGSGPQPPVDLTAAAFFDVDNTLVQGSSLIHFGRGLAARKYFNYRDVLRFLYAQAKFQLLGENSDDVAAGRRKALAFIEGRSTAELQALGEEIYDEIIADKIWAGTRELAQMHLDAGQQVWLVTATPYELAVTIARRLGLTGALGTVAESVNGVFTGRLVGDILHGPGKAHAVRSLAIREGLNLKRCSAYSDSYNDVPLLSIVGTAVAVNPDARLRSLARERGWEIRDFRTARKAARIGVPSALALGAAGGALAAAVSRRHERG; encoded by the coding sequence ATGGCGTCCACCCACCCCGAAAGCGGGCAGTCCGCCGGCGGCATCGAGCCGGGCCGCCCAGAGCCCGGGCGTGTTGACCTCGAATCGCTTGCCGGCTCCGCCAGCGCTGACCGGGCGCTTCACGATGTGCAACCCGCCGGCGAGGGCAGCGGTCCGCAGCCGCCGGTCGACCTGACCGCGGCGGCGTTTTTCGATGTGGACAACACGCTCGTTCAAGGCTCGTCGCTGATCCATTTCGGCCGCGGGCTGGCGGCGCGCAAGTACTTCAACTATCGCGATGTCCTCCGATTCCTCTACGCTCAGGCCAAGTTTCAGCTCCTGGGGGAAAACAGCGATGACGTCGCCGCGGGCCGGCGCAAGGCGCTGGCGTTCATCGAGGGACGCTCCACCGCCGAACTCCAAGCGCTCGGTGAGGAGATTTACGACGAGATCATCGCTGACAAAATCTGGGCCGGTACCCGCGAGCTGGCGCAGATGCATCTTGACGCCGGCCAGCAGGTGTGGCTGGTCACCGCCACGCCGTATGAGCTTGCGGTGACCATCGCGCGCCGGCTCGGGCTGACCGGGGCGCTGGGCACCGTCGCCGAATCGGTGAACGGAGTGTTTACCGGCAGGCTGGTCGGCGACATCCTGCACGGGCCCGGAAAGGCCCACGCCGTGCGATCGCTGGCGATCCGCGAGGGGCTCAACCTCAAACGCTGTAGCGCCTACTCCGACAGTTACAACGATGTGCCGCTGCTGTCGATCGTGGGCACCGCTGTGGCCGTCAACCCCGACGCTCGCCTGCGCAGCCTGGCGCGCGAACGCGGCTGGGAGATCCGCGACTTCCGGACCGCCCGCAAGGCCGCGCGGATCGGGGTGCCCTCGGCGCTGGCGCTGGGCGCCGCAGGCGGTGCCCTGGCTGCAGCCGTGTCGCGTCGCCACGAGCGCGGCTGA
- a CDS encoding FAS1-like dehydratase domain-containing protein produces the protein MTVPAEARDLIGKHYRHPDHFDVGREKIREFARAVKNDHPAHYDEAAAAEAGYPALVAPLTFLAIAGRRVQLELFTKFNIPINIARVFHRDQKLKFHRPILARDRLYFDAYLDSVIQSHGTVIAEIRSEVTDADGKAVVTSVVTMIGEAAGQEADAATTAAAIASIRSGA, from the coding sequence ATGACCGTCCCAGCAGAAGCCCGAGATCTCATCGGCAAGCATTACCGCCACCCCGACCACTTCGACGTTGGGCGCGAAAAGATCCGTGAGTTCGCGCGGGCAGTCAAAAACGACCACCCGGCACACTACGACGAAGCTGCTGCGGCCGAGGCGGGTTATCCCGCGCTGGTGGCCCCGCTGACCTTCCTGGCCATCGCCGGGCGACGTGTCCAGCTGGAGCTGTTCACCAAGTTCAACATTCCGATCAACATCGCCCGGGTGTTCCATCGCGACCAGAAGTTAAAGTTCCACCGGCCGATTTTGGCGCGCGACAGGCTGTACTTTGACGCCTACCTCGACTCGGTCATCCAATCCCATGGCACCGTCATCGCTGAAATCCGCAGCGAGGTCACCGACGCCGACGGTAAGGCGGTGGTGACCAGCGTCGTCACCATGATCGGGGAAGCAGCCGGCCAGGAGGCCGACGCTGCGACGACGGCGGCCGCGATTGCGTCGATCCGCAGCGGCGCCTAA
- a CDS encoding cyclopropane mycolic acid synthase family methyltransferase, with the protein MAQRAAQPGTQLRPHFEDVQSHYDLSDEFYRLFLDPTQTYSCAYFERDDMSLEEAQLAKIDLSLGKLGLRPGMTLLDVGCGWGATLKRAVERYDVNVIGLTLSKNQAQHVQKMFDEMDTPRTRQVRLQGWEQFHEPVDRIVSIGAFEHFGYDRYDDFFTMAYQVLPADGVMLLHTIVLASSAEVEQRQLKMTMSLLRFVKFIMDEIFPGGRLPQVSLVTEHATRAGFEVARVQPLRLHYARTLDCWAASLRAHKDQAIAIQSEEVYERYMKYLTGCADLFRTGYTDVCQFTLVKKPAA; encoded by the coding sequence ATGGCACAGCGGGCTGCTCAACCAGGGACCCAACTCAGACCGCACTTCGAAGACGTTCAGTCACATTACGACTTGTCCGACGAGTTCTACCGGCTTTTTTTGGATCCGACCCAGACCTACAGTTGCGCATACTTCGAGCGTGACGATATGAGCCTTGAAGAGGCCCAGCTGGCCAAGATCGATTTGTCGCTGGGCAAGCTGGGGCTGCGGCCGGGGATGACCCTGCTGGATGTCGGCTGCGGTTGGGGGGCCACGCTGAAACGCGCCGTAGAACGCTACGACGTCAACGTGATTGGCCTGACGTTGAGTAAAAACCAGGCGCAGCACGTGCAGAAGATGTTCGACGAGATGGATACGCCTCGCACCAGGCAGGTCCGGCTCCAGGGATGGGAGCAGTTCCACGAACCCGTTGACCGGATCGTCTCGATCGGCGCGTTCGAGCACTTCGGCTATGACCGCTACGACGACTTCTTCACGATGGCCTATCAGGTGCTGCCGGCCGACGGCGTCATGCTGCTGCATACGATCGTGCTGGCCAGCTCCGCAGAGGTCGAGCAGCGTCAGCTGAAAATGACGATGAGCCTGCTGCGGTTCGTCAAATTCATCATGGACGAGATCTTCCCCGGCGGGCGCTTGCCGCAGGTGTCGCTGGTCACCGAGCACGCGACCAGAGCCGGTTTCGAGGTCGCCAGAGTGCAGCCGCTGCGGTTGCACTACGCCCGCACCCTGGACTGCTGGGCTGCTTCATTGCGGGCACACAAGGATCAAGCGATCGCGATCCAGTCCGAAGAGGTCTATGAGCGCTACATGAAATACCTGACCGGCTGCGCTGACCTGTTCCGCACGGGCTACACCGATGTCTGCCAGTTCACCTTGGTGAAAAAGCCCGCAGCCTGA
- a CDS encoding lysophospholipid acyltransferase family protein, with the protein MAGETRAKVIPLHTNSGRAAAQRRASQRADASRRHPSLLSDPDGRASTEQIAAVVHEIDQRRQAVSATGAAGNDVAAHVAVVAEFLRRRLTGDYSVDEFGFDPHFNNAIVRPLLRFFFKSWFRVEVSGVENLPDTGAALVVANHAGVLPLDGLMVSVAVHDEHPAHRDLRLLAADMVFDLPVIGETARKAGHTLACATDAHRLLAAGELTAVFPEGYKGLGKHFKDRYRLQRFGRGGFVSAALRTGAPIVPCSIVGSEEIYPMLADVKLLARLFGLPYFPITPLFPLAGPAGLVPLPSKWYIAFGEPISTASYQPGDAEDPMVTFELTDQVRETIQQTLYRLLANRRNIFLG; encoded by the coding sequence GTGGCTGGCGAGACCAGAGCCAAAGTTATTCCGTTACACACGAATTCAGGGCGTGCGGCGGCGCAGCGGCGCGCGAGTCAACGTGCCGACGCGTCGCGCCGTCATCCTTCTCTGCTCTCCGATCCCGATGGCCGCGCCTCCACTGAGCAAATCGCTGCGGTGGTGCACGAGATCGATCAGCGCCGGCAGGCGGTATCGGCGACCGGGGCAGCCGGCAACGACGTGGCTGCGCACGTGGCTGTGGTTGCCGAATTCTTACGGCGCCGACTGACCGGCGACTACAGCGTCGATGAGTTTGGGTTCGATCCGCACTTCAACAACGCCATCGTGCGCCCTTTGCTGAGGTTCTTCTTCAAGTCCTGGTTCCGTGTCGAAGTCAGCGGTGTGGAGAACCTGCCCGACACCGGTGCTGCCCTGGTGGTGGCCAACCACGCCGGGGTCCTGCCGCTGGATGGGCTGATGGTCTCGGTGGCGGTCCACGACGAACATCCGGCGCACCGCGACCTGCGGCTGCTGGCTGCCGATATGGTGTTCGACCTACCCGTCATCGGCGAAACCGCCCGCAAGGCCGGCCACACCCTGGCATGCGCGACCGATGCGCACCGGCTGTTGGCCGCGGGCGAGCTGACGGCGGTGTTCCCGGAGGGCTACAAGGGCTTGGGTAAACACTTCAAAGACCGCTACCGGCTCCAGCGATTCGGCCGGGGCGGGTTTGTGTCGGCTGCGCTGCGCACCGGGGCGCCGATCGTGCCGTGTTCGATCGTGGGCTCCGAAGAGATTTATCCGATGCTCGCCGATGTCAAGCTCCTGGCGCGGCTGTTCGGGCTGCCCTACTTCCCGATCACCCCACTGTTTCCACTCGCCGGTCCGGCCGGGTTGGTGCCGCTGCCGTCGAAGTGGTACATCGCTTTCGGTGAGCCGATTTCCACCGCGAGTTACCAGCCCGGCGACGCCGAGGATCCGATGGTCACCTTCGAGTTGACCGATCAGGTCCGGGAGACCATCCAGCAGACGCTCTATCGGTTACTGGCTAATCGGCGCAACATTTTCCTCGGCTGA